From the genome of Paraburkholderia flava, one region includes:
- a CDS encoding ABC transporter substrate-binding protein, with amino-acid sequence MNLKLFFCAAVCLAGAAHAQSAQPGTLRFGIEAAYPPFESKSPTGQLQGFDVDVGNAVCAKLKMKCVWVENAFDGLIPALQARKFDVINSAMNITAKRQQSIDFTPPIYIVPIVAIARRDSNLLPNTTSLHGKRVGVLQGSAQEDFLKKHWANAGVTIVSYQDQDQVYADLAAGRLDAAVQEAQTASDGFLKKPEGHDYTIIGDPLRDPATLGEGTGFGLRKGDAALKTKVVAALDSLKKDGTLSTLSQKYFGRDIVAK; translated from the coding sequence ATGAACCTGAAGCTTTTCTTCTGCGCCGCCGTCTGCCTCGCGGGCGCCGCTCACGCGCAATCGGCGCAACCCGGCACGTTGCGCTTCGGCATCGAAGCCGCCTACCCGCCGTTCGAAAGCAAATCGCCGACGGGGCAGCTGCAAGGCTTCGACGTGGACGTCGGCAACGCGGTGTGCGCGAAGCTGAAGATGAAATGCGTGTGGGTCGAGAACGCGTTCGACGGTCTGATCCCCGCGCTGCAGGCCCGCAAGTTCGACGTGATCAACTCGGCGATGAACATCACCGCGAAGCGTCAGCAGAGCATCGATTTCACGCCGCCTATCTACATCGTCCCGATCGTCGCGATCGCGCGGCGTGATTCGAACCTGCTGCCGAACACGACCAGCCTGCACGGCAAGCGCGTCGGCGTGCTGCAGGGCTCGGCGCAGGAAGATTTCCTGAAGAAACACTGGGCGAATGCGGGCGTAACGATCGTGTCGTATCAGGACCAGGATCAGGTCTACGCGGATCTCGCGGCGGGCCGGCTCGACGCGGCGGTTCAGGAAGCGCAGACCGCATCGGACGGCTTCCTGAAGAAGCCCGAAGGACACGACTACACGATCATCGGCGACCCGCTGCGCGACCCGGCAACGCTCGGCGAAGGCACCGGCTTCGGTCTGCGCAAGGGCGACGCGGCGCTGAAGACGAAGGTCGTCGCCGCGCTCGATTCACTGAAGAAAGACGGCACGCTGTCGACGCTGTCGCAGAAGTACTTCGGGCGCGACATCGTCGCGAAGTGA
- a CDS encoding NAD(P)/FAD-dependent oxidoreductase: MDFDVIVLGAGIVGVSSALHLQDRGRRVALVDRRAPGEETSFGNAGLIERSSIVPYAFPRKLGTLLRYARNQSTDLYWDYRALPSFATWLARFWWESSPQRLAGAARDMLPLIRQSGTEHEALIARADVASLVHARGWIEGFRTHAAFEREATDAEHAAREYGLHVTPLDAAALRASEPGLGEGFVGALHWHDPQSVSNPGALTKGYARLFERAGGTLLTGDATTVREERDGWSVETSTGRIAAREVVVTLGPWSDTVFAPLGYRIPLRAKRGYHMHYRPTHTLLSQPILDSEQGYVIAPMDGDRLRLTTGVEIALRGAPPTTIQLERAERAAKPLFGLGERVDAAPWLGMRPCTPDMRPVIGPAPRHRGLWFAFGHNHHGLTLGPVTGRLLAEMMTNAEPFTDPRPYRPARFD, encoded by the coding sequence ATGGATTTCGACGTGATCGTACTGGGAGCCGGCATCGTCGGCGTTTCGTCGGCCCTGCACCTGCAGGACCGCGGACGGCGCGTCGCGCTGGTCGACCGGCGCGCTCCCGGCGAGGAAACGAGCTTCGGCAACGCAGGGTTGATCGAACGCTCGTCGATCGTGCCGTACGCGTTTCCGCGCAAGCTCGGCACGCTGCTGCGCTATGCGCGCAACCAGTCGACCGATCTCTATTGGGACTACCGCGCGCTGCCCTCGTTCGCGACGTGGCTCGCGCGCTTCTGGTGGGAATCGTCGCCGCAGCGGCTCGCCGGCGCCGCGCGCGACATGCTGCCGCTGATCCGTCAGAGCGGCACCGAACACGAAGCGCTGATCGCGCGCGCGGACGTCGCATCGCTCGTGCACGCGCGCGGCTGGATCGAAGGCTTTCGTACGCACGCGGCTTTCGAACGCGAAGCCACCGATGCCGAACACGCCGCACGCGAATACGGCCTGCACGTGACACCGCTCGACGCTGCCGCGCTGCGCGCAAGCGAGCCGGGGTTAGGCGAAGGCTTCGTCGGTGCATTGCACTGGCACGATCCGCAGAGCGTGTCGAATCCCGGCGCGTTGACGAAAGGCTATGCACGCCTGTTCGAGCGAGCCGGCGGCACGCTGCTCACCGGCGACGCGACGACGGTGCGCGAGGAACGCGACGGCTGGAGCGTCGAGACTTCAACTGGTCGTATCGCTGCGCGCGAGGTCGTGGTCACGCTCGGGCCGTGGTCCGACACGGTGTTCGCGCCGCTCGGCTATCGCATTCCGCTGCGCGCGAAACGCGGTTATCACATGCACTATCGGCCGACGCATACGCTGCTGTCGCAGCCCATCCTCGATAGCGAACAGGGTTATGTGATCGCGCCGATGGACGGCGATCGGCTGCGGCTCACGACAGGCGTCGAGATCGCCCTTCGCGGCGCGCCGCCGACCACCATCCAGCTCGAACGCGCCGAGCGCGCTGCGAAACCGCTGTTCGGTCTGGGCGAGCGCGTCGACGCGGCGCCGTGGCTCGGCATGCGGCCCTGCACGCCGGACATGCGTCCCGTGATCGGGCCTGCGCCCCGGCATCGCGGGCTGTGGTTCGCGTTCGGCCACAACCATCACGGACTCACGCTCGGACCCGTCACCGGAAGGTTGCTCGCGGAGATGATGACGAACGCCGAACCGTTCACCGATCCGCGGCCGTATCGTCCCGCGCGCTTCGATTGA
- the infA gene encoding translation initiation factor IF-1, with protein MAKEELLELDGIVDEVLPDSRYRVTLDNGVVVGAYASGRMRKNHIRILAGDRVTLELSVYDLTKGRINFRHKDERASGGGTGTRNAAFRRR; from the coding sequence ATGGCAAAAGAAGAACTGCTTGAACTGGACGGTATCGTCGACGAAGTGCTTCCGGACAGCCGCTACCGCGTCACGCTCGATAACGGCGTCGTGGTCGGCGCGTATGCGTCGGGTCGCATGCGCAAGAACCACATCCGTATTCTCGCGGGCGACCGCGTCACGCTCGAACTGTCGGTCTACGATCTGACCAAAGGCCGGATCAACTTCCGCCACAAGGACGAGCGCGCCAGCGGCGGCGGCACGGGTACGCGTAACGCCGCATTCCGGCGCCGCTAA
- a CDS encoding cupredoxin domain-containing protein produces MNIILFGRGLQRSAAAVALIAATTLFSGVARADDAHANAVVIKNFMFSPMALTVKAGSTVTWKNLDGEPHTVVDDAGTFRSAALDQNDTFQFKFDKPGVYRIFCGIHPNMKATVTVQ; encoded by the coding sequence ATGAACATCATTCTCTTTGGCCGCGGATTGCAGCGGTCCGCGGCGGCGGTCGCACTGATCGCGGCAACGACCCTGTTTTCCGGAGTCGCGCGAGCCGACGACGCGCACGCGAACGCGGTCGTCATCAAGAATTTCATGTTTTCGCCGATGGCGTTGACGGTCAAGGCGGGATCGACCGTCACGTGGAAGAACCTCGATGGGGAACCGCATACGGTCGTCGATGACGCGGGCACGTTTCGCTCGGCGGCGCTCGATCAGAACGACACGTTTCAGTTCAAATTCGACAAGCCGGGGGTGTACCGGATTTTCTGCGGGATCCACCCGAACATGAAGGCAACAGTCACGGTTCAGTAG